A stretch of the Geovibrio thiophilus genome encodes the following:
- a CDS encoding MarR family winged helix-turn-helix transcriptional regulator: protein MERKLFLHLFLNISKLLEDRIREDLDPMGIFHGQGKVLAELYKNDGMTQISIAKTLGISPATVTNMVKRMESGGLVKRHSDKHDDRVIRVHLTKEGNRSAEKVIEVWENIDSYIRTLMPETDLESLHKVLNKVKFGLGGADEGCESGCRESVLQS, encoded by the coding sequence ATGGAGCGAAAACTATTTCTGCATCTGTTTTTAAACATTTCAAAGCTTCTTGAAGACCGGATCCGTGAAGACCTTGACCCAATGGGCATCTTCCACGGACAGGGGAAAGTTCTTGCCGAGTTATACAAGAATGACGGCATGACTCAGATAAGCATAGCTAAAACCTTGGGCATATCACCCGCCACTGTCACCAACATGGTGAAAAGAATGGAATCGGGCGGACTGGTTAAGCGCCACAGCGACAAACACGATGACAGAGTAATCCGTGTTCACCTCACCAAAGAGGGGAACAGGTCGGCGGAAAAAGTTATCGAAGTATGGGAAAATATTGACAGCTATATAAGAACTCTTATGCCTGAAACCGATCTTGAATCACTCCACAAGGTTCTGAACAAGGTCAAATTCGGTCTGGGCGGAGCGGATGAGGGATGCGAATCCGGCTGTAGGGAATCAGTTTTACAGTCCTGA
- a CDS encoding PAS domain-containing sensor histidine kinase, translating into MFIKADLHRVFDGVPVAVHSINPEGVFEYVNAKWLNLFGYMESEVLGRHFADLLHSDYKTKAIKKFREFAEKGELEELQMKFIKKDGGELKISIQSFAVYDDNGSFVRSYAFLEPCRVQPERADEYPAPSSADVKNEFVNELLAAISHHWRQPLNALGLNIQNLSESFSSSEHEEMFKEFETLSMSIILEMSETIDSFKDFFKVHEEGWFTLAKAVEQTLCMYDSLLNESGITVCVTCNCEEGQTTFTADHKPLCGGFCKLAAGSEINFKQVMMHLLSNAVNAIRRSGQIRGRIAINIANYKNRKTVEITNNGGGISEDILERIFEPYFTTSEVGQNKGLGLYLAKTLVEKSLNGSLICSAEKSTTTFTIVM; encoded by the coding sequence ATGTTTATTAAAGCTGACCTGCACAGGGTGTTTGACGGAGTCCCGGTTGCTGTTCATTCCATTAATCCCGAAGGCGTTTTTGAATACGTCAACGCCAAATGGCTTAATCTCTTCGGCTATATGGAATCTGAAGTCCTCGGAAGGCATTTTGCTGATTTACTTCATTCTGATTACAAAACTAAGGCAATAAAGAAATTCAGGGAATTTGCGGAGAAAGGAGAACTGGAAGAACTGCAAATGAAATTTATCAAAAAGGACGGCGGTGAACTGAAAATATCCATACAGTCATTCGCAGTTTATGATGATAACGGTTCCTTTGTCCGTTCGTACGCATTTCTGGAGCCATGCAGAGTCCAGCCGGAGCGGGCTGATGAATATCCGGCGCCCTCCTCGGCTGATGTAAAAAATGAGTTCGTGAACGAGCTGCTTGCAGCCATATCCCACCACTGGCGTCAGCCGCTGAACGCCCTCGGGCTGAACATACAGAACCTTTCCGAATCGTTCTCATCCTCCGAACATGAGGAAATGTTTAAAGAGTTCGAGACCCTCAGCATGTCGATAATACTGGAAATGTCCGAGACAATAGATAGCTTCAAAGATTTTTTCAAGGTTCATGAGGAAGGCTGGTTCACGCTGGCTAAGGCTGTTGAGCAGACCTTATGTATGTATGATTCGCTGCTTAATGAATCCGGCATAACAGTCTGCGTCACATGCAACTGCGAAGAAGGACAGACGACCTTCACTGCCGATCATAAACCTCTTTGCGGAGGCTTCTGCAAGCTGGCGGCGGGAAGCGAGATCAACTTCAAGCAGGTGATGATGCACCTTCTGAGCAATGCCGTAAACGCCATCAGACGCTCCGGACAGATCCGCGGAAGAATAGCGATAAACATAGCAAACTACAAAAACAGGAAGACTGTTGAGATAACAAACAACGGCGGCGGTATAAGCGAAGACATTCTGGAGAGAATCTTCGAGCCCTATTTTACCACTTCCGAAGTGGGACAAAACAAGGGACTGGGGCTTTATCTGGCAAAAACCCTTGTGGAAAAATCCCTTAACGGAAGCCTCATCTGCTCCGCTGAAAAAAGCACTACCACATTTACCATTGTGATGTAG
- a CDS encoding ABC transporter permease codes for MNRIVRIKALMIKEIHAIWRDPKSRIVLIAPLTIQLFIFSFAATLEVKNVALGIYNLDGGKHGYELVQRFAGSKTFSRMIFLNSPEEAVKAADEQKVLAVVSIPQDFSRRIEAGEQGKIQVLLDGRKSNASQIVMGYINSVINQYSDELREKAGAAPLPAVVSGRSFYNENLIYMWFIVPSLMGILTMVGTLVLTSLSVAREREQGTFDQLLVSPLMPWEILIGKTVPPMAVGMTQGSFILLFSYFIFGIPFRGSVLMLYAALFVFALSVTGIGLFISSLAKTQQQAILGAFVFMVPAIALSGFASPFENMPPWLQTLMQVNPLKHFLIVLKGIYLKDMSAANVLANTLPVAAIAAACLAFAGALFRRRLE; via the coding sequence ATGAACAGGATAGTAAGAATAAAAGCGCTGATGATAAAAGAGATACATGCCATATGGCGTGATCCGAAAAGCCGCATTGTGCTCATAGCGCCTCTGACTATTCAGCTCTTCATATTCTCTTTCGCCGCAACGCTTGAGGTGAAGAATGTAGCCCTCGGCATATACAATCTTGACGGAGGAAAGCACGGCTATGAGCTGGTGCAGAGGTTTGCAGGCTCAAAAACATTCAGCCGCATGATTTTCCTCAACAGTCCGGAAGAGGCGGTAAAGGCTGCGGACGAACAGAAGGTGCTCGCAGTTGTGAGCATTCCGCAGGACTTCTCCCGCAGGATAGAGGCGGGGGAGCAGGGGAAGATTCAGGTGCTTCTGGACGGGCGCAAGTCCAACGCCTCGCAGATTGTCATGGGTTATATAAACTCTGTGATTAATCAATATTCCGATGAGCTGAGAGAAAAGGCGGGCGCTGCACCGCTTCCCGCCGTGGTGAGCGGACGGAGTTTTTATAATGAAAACCTTATCTATATGTGGTTTATTGTTCCTTCGCTGATGGGAATACTCACAATGGTGGGGACTCTGGTGCTTACTTCGCTCTCGGTCGCCAGAGAAAGGGAGCAGGGAACATTTGATCAGCTTCTGGTGTCACCGCTCATGCCGTGGGAGATACTCATAGGGAAAACCGTTCCGCCCATGGCTGTGGGGATGACTCAGGGAAGCTTTATTCTTCTGTTTTCTTATTTCATCTTCGGAATACCGTTCAGGGGCTCGGTTCTGATGCTTTATGCTGCTCTGTTCGTATTCGCTCTTTCCGTAACGGGGATAGGGCTTTTCATCTCTTCTCTTGCGAAAACCCAGCAGCAGGCGATACTGGGCGCTTTTGTATTCATGGTTCCGGCAATTGCCCTGTCCGGCTTCGCCTCACCGTTTGAGAACATGCCTCCGTGGCTTCAGACCTTAATGCAGGTTAATCCGCTGAAGCACTTCCTCATTGTGCTGAAAGGGATCTACCTGAAAGACATGAGCGCGGCGAATGTGCTTGCGAACACTCTGCCCGTTGCAGCTATCGCCGCCGCCTGCCTTGCTTTTGCCGGAGCTCTGTTCAGACGGCGGCTGGAATAG
- a CDS encoding ABC transporter permease, which translates to MNLRRVGALVKKESYQIVRDPSSIIIAFVLPFVLLFIFGNGINLDTTRINIGIAMEGHGTDADRLAAAFISSKFLNAHTANDRRELIPELDAGRIRGIIIIPQDFSAKSALESESAVIQVIADGSEPNTASFVHSYASGIWQTWLLQYAQENGLEIRMPLAAEPRFLFNPELKSRNFLLPGSIAIIMTLIGTMLTSLVVAREWERGTMEAMMAKPVTVPEIILGKLIPYFILGMGSMALCVFVSVFLYGVPFRGSFMVLTGVSAVFLLASLGQGLLISTLARNQFVAAQIALLSAFLPAFMLSGFIFEISSMPAAIRGLTYLFAARYFVTVLQTLFLAGNVRSLLIANTAAIAAVASVFFIIIAAKTKKTLD; encoded by the coding sequence GTGAATCTCCGCAGGGTGGGTGCCCTTGTTAAAAAGGAAAGTTATCAGATAGTCAGAGATCCCAGCTCGATAATTATCGCGTTTGTTCTGCCGTTTGTTCTTCTCTTCATCTTCGGAAACGGCATAAATCTTGACACTACAAGGATAAATATAGGTATTGCCATGGAGGGGCACGGGACTGATGCCGATCGGCTTGCCGCCGCTTTCATCAGCTCAAAGTTTCTCAATGCGCACACCGCAAACGACAGAAGAGAGCTTATTCCTGAACTGGACGCAGGCAGGATAAGAGGGATAATAATCATTCCGCAGGATTTCAGCGCCAAATCCGCCCTTGAATCAGAAAGCGCTGTTATTCAGGTAATTGCGGACGGCAGCGAACCGAATACGGCCTCGTTCGTTCACAGCTATGCGTCGGGAATATGGCAGACGTGGCTTTTACAGTATGCTCAGGAGAACGGGCTTGAAATCCGCATGCCCCTTGCCGCCGAGCCCCGCTTTCTCTTTAATCCGGAGCTCAAAAGCCGTAACTTTCTCCTGCCCGGCTCCATCGCTATCATCATGACTCTGATCGGAACCATGCTTACCTCCCTTGTTGTCGCCAGAGAGTGGGAGCGGGGAACGATGGAGGCGATGATGGCAAAACCGGTGACAGTCCCTGAGATAATTCTCGGGAAGCTTATTCCGTATTTTATCCTCGGCATGGGCTCCATGGCTCTGTGTGTTTTTGTATCTGTCTTCTTATATGGTGTTCCATTCAGGGGCTCCTTTATGGTTCTCACGGGTGTTTCCGCCGTGTTCCTGCTTGCTTCTCTGGGACAGGGGCTTCTTATATCGACCCTTGCGAGAAATCAGTTTGTGGCTGCGCAGATTGCTCTTCTCAGCGCTTTTCTGCCGGCGTTCATGCTGTCGGGCTTCATCTTTGAGATCAGCTCCATGCCCGCAGCGATAAGGGGGCTGACGTACCTCTTCGCCGCGCGTTATTTTGTGACGGTTCTCCAGACTCTCTTTCTGGCAGGGAATGTGCGGAGTCTGCTGATTGCCAACACCGCCGCCATAGCCGCCGTTGCTTCGGTATTTTTCATTATAATCGCGGCGAAAACAAAAAAGACTCTCGATTGA
- a CDS encoding ATP-binding cassette domain-containing protein translates to MEELLAEVKNLTKRFAADTAPALDNISLKIFRGRMTGLVGPDGAGKTTLMRHMIGLLHGDSGTVTVKGMNAVTDAPEIREITGYMPQKFGLYEDLTVQENLNLYADLCGLEKGKRGESFRRLLEFTALREFTNRLAGRLSGGMKQKLGLACALLGEPELLLLDEPSVGVDPISRRELWKMVKALLDRGMGVVWSTAYLDEAEKCDDVILLNEGRMLFEGRPSALLADMKGRVFIFRGACAAEKRSVLTELLNKAEVADGIIQGSGIRIVLKKDAPMPQVPDSIHAEPAAPSFEDGFIDRLGGGPGGHSPLADMMNEKPENSGAVIEALGLTKRFGDFTAVRDNSFAIRRGEIFGLLGPNGAGKSTTFKMMCGLLQPTSGSAHVTGLDLKTATSAARSRIGYMAQKFSLYGNLSVRQNLSFFSGVYGLAGREAERAADEMTEIFDLGRYRSVNADTLPLGFKQRLALACAVMHSPDVLFLDEPTSGVDPVTRREFWNHINGMVKKGVTVMVTTHFMDEAEYCDRIGLIYRGENIASGTPDQLKESVRSGVLPSPSLEDAFIELIKRFDEGRKL, encoded by the coding sequence ATGGAAGAACTTCTGGCGGAGGTCAAAAACCTCACCAAACGCTTTGCAGCAGACACCGCTCCCGCCCTTGACAATATCTCCCTGAAAATATTCAGAGGACGCATGACAGGGCTTGTGGGACCGGACGGAGCAGGTAAAACAACCCTTATGCGCCACATGATCGGGCTTCTGCACGGAGACAGCGGCACGGTCACGGTCAAAGGCATGAACGCTGTCACCGATGCGCCGGAGATCAGGGAGATCACAGGTTATATGCCCCAGAAATTCGGACTTTATGAAGACCTTACAGTTCAGGAGAACCTGAATCTGTACGCTGATCTCTGCGGGCTGGAAAAGGGAAAGCGTGGGGAAAGCTTCCGCAGACTCCTTGAATTTACAGCTTTGCGGGAGTTTACGAACAGGCTCGCCGGAAGGCTTTCCGGCGGCATGAAACAGAAGCTGGGGCTTGCCTGTGCTCTTCTCGGTGAGCCTGAGCTTCTCCTGCTGGATGAGCCCAGCGTCGGGGTTGATCCCATATCAAGGCGTGAGCTGTGGAAGATGGTTAAGGCACTTCTGGACAGAGGCATGGGGGTTGTGTGGTCAACTGCTTACTTGGATGAGGCGGAAAAGTGCGATGACGTGATCCTGCTGAATGAGGGGAGGATGCTGTTTGAAGGCAGACCTTCGGCACTTCTGGCGGATATGAAGGGGCGTGTATTCATTTTTCGCGGAGCGTGCGCCGCTGAAAAGCGTTCCGTTCTTACGGAGCTTCTGAATAAGGCGGAGGTGGCGGACGGAATAATACAGGGCAGCGGAATAAGAATTGTTCTGAAAAAAGACGCGCCAATGCCGCAGGTTCCAGATTCGATCCATGCGGAGCCTGCCGCTCCGTCCTTTGAGGACGGTTTCATAGACAGACTCGGCGGAGGTCCGGGCGGACATTCCCCTCTGGCGGATATGATGAATGAAAAACCGGAAAACAGCGGCGCAGTGATCGAAGCGCTTGGGCTCACCAAGCGTTTCGGTGATTTTACCGCTGTGCGTGACAACAGCTTTGCCATAAGAAGAGGGGAGATCTTCGGACTTCTCGGTCCCAACGGCGCCGGAAAGTCAACCACCTTTAAGATGATGTGCGGGCTGCTTCAGCCCACCTCCGGAAGCGCACATGTGACGGGGCTGGATCTTAAGACCGCAACCTCCGCCGCCAGATCCCGCATCGGCTACATGGCGCAGAAGTTTTCTCTTTACGGCAATCTGAGTGTACGGCAGAACCTGAGCTTTTTCTCCGGTGTCTACGGACTTGCGGGAAGGGAGGCGGAAAGAGCGGCGGATGAGATGACGGAGATTTTTGATCTCGGACGATACCGTTCGGTGAATGCCGACACGCTCCCCTTGGGCTTTAAGCAGAGGCTTGCACTTGCCTGCGCGGTGATGCACTCGCCGGACGTGCTGTTTCTTGATGAGCCCACCTCCGGCGTGGATCCTGTTACAAGGCGCGAGTTCTGGAATCACATCAACGGTATGGTAAAAAAGGGGGTTACGGTGATGGTCACTACCCATTTTATGGATGAGGCGGAATACTGCGACCGTATAGGGCTTATCTACAGAGGCGAGAACATAGCCTCCGGCACACCGGATCAGCTTAAGGAGTCTGTCCGTTCGGGCGTTTTGCCTTCCCCGTCTCTGGAGGATGCTTTCATAGAGCTGATAAAGCGTTTTGACGAAGGGAGGAAGCTGTGA
- the hlyD gene encoding secretion protein HlyD gives MKKRIVIIILVLAAAGAGFLFYSAGQQKEAGVLTLYGNVDIRDVALGFRVSGRVAELMFEEGDRVKAGELLAVLDKKPYEDQLAVAAARLEAAAANFAKLSKGLRPQEIEEARAQVSEREATLINLEQTYKRQAELFKLGAVSAQTHDQSLAARDEARARLTMAKKSFELALAGYRDEDIKSAEAEYNAAAASVESAETSLADTEIISPSDGTILTRVREKGSVIASGAAVYTVALDSPVWVRTYVSEPQLGRVHPGQKAEIYTDTNPDKPYTGQVGFISPQAEFTPKSVETTALRTDLVYRLRITVDDPDRALRQGMPVTVKLAE, from the coding sequence ATGAAGAAGAGAATAGTTATAATAATTCTGGTGCTGGCAGCTGCCGGAGCGGGCTTCTTGTTTTACAGCGCAGGACAGCAGAAGGAAGCAGGCGTTCTCACCCTTTACGGCAATGTAGACATAAGGGATGTAGCCCTCGGCTTCCGTGTTTCGGGGCGGGTTGCGGAGCTTATGTTTGAAGAGGGCGACAGGGTGAAGGCGGGAGAACTTCTCGCCGTTCTGGATAAAAAACCCTATGAGGATCAGCTTGCAGTGGCGGCAGCACGCCTTGAAGCGGCAGCGGCTAACTTTGCCAAGCTCTCGAAAGGCTTGCGTCCGCAGGAGATAGAAGAGGCTAGGGCTCAGGTGAGCGAGCGTGAGGCTACGCTCATCAATCTGGAGCAGACGTATAAACGGCAGGCGGAGCTCTTTAAGCTCGGTGCCGTGTCCGCTCAGACTCATGATCAGTCACTTGCCGCCAGAGATGAGGCAAGGGCAAGGCTTACGATGGCGAAAAAATCCTTTGAGCTTGCTCTGGCGGGCTACAGGGATGAGGACATTAAATCTGCGGAAGCCGAATACAACGCTGCCGCCGCTTCTGTGGAATCGGCTGAAACATCACTGGCGGATACTGAAATAATTTCACCGTCCGACGGAACCATACTGACCCGTGTAAGGGAAAAAGGCTCTGTGATAGCGTCCGGCGCCGCGGTTTATACGGTCGCTCTGGACAGCCCCGTATGGGTGAGGACATATGTCAGCGAGCCCCAGTTAGGGCGTGTGCACCCGGGGCAGAAGGCTGAAATATACACGGATACAAATCCGGATAAGCCATACACCGGGCAGGTAGGCTTTATCTCTCCTCAGGCTGAGTTCACGCCGAAAAGCGTGGAGACAACAGCTCTGCGGACTGACCTTGTATACCGTCTGCGTATTACCGTTGATGATCCCGACAGAGCTCTCCGGCAGGGAATGCCTGTTACTGTGAAACTTGCGGAATAG
- a CDS encoding CerR family C-terminal domain-containing protein — protein sequence MKEKNKGERTKLSLIEAGIELFGEHGFTATGTRMIAEKAGANISAIQYYFGGKEGLYRAAVVHIAESIGGYINPLAAEIRKEFEKSAAGREVAAVCIKKAVTGLMNMMIKSEGPRRWSLIILREQAKPTAAFDILYESVMKEAHGLLSRIIAAGTGIEPDSAEAHLRAHAVIGSVLVFLSARETALRRLGTDDYTEEHLRLLDMLLPAMAVSTLDAEIYGTEP from the coding sequence ATGAAAGAAAAGAATAAAGGCGAAAGAACAAAACTGAGCCTCATTGAAGCGGGGATAGAGCTCTTCGGGGAGCACGGATTCACCGCCACGGGAACAAGGATGATAGCCGAAAAGGCAGGGGCGAACATCTCCGCCATTCAGTATTATTTCGGCGGGAAGGAAGGGCTTTACCGTGCGGCGGTGGTGCATATTGCCGAAAGCATAGGCGGGTACATCAACCCGCTTGCGGCGGAAATACGGAAAGAGTTTGAGAAAAGCGCCGCCGGCAGAGAGGTAGCGGCAGTATGTATAAAGAAGGCAGTCACGGGGCTGATGAATATGATGATAAAATCGGAGGGTCCAAGACGCTGGTCGCTCATAATCCTCAGAGAGCAGGCTAAGCCGACGGCGGCGTTTGATATTCTGTATGAATCGGTTATGAAGGAAGCGCACGGGCTTTTAAGCCGCATTATAGCCGCCGGAACGGGAATTGAGCCGGACAGCGCGGAGGCTCATCTCAGGGCTCATGCCGTCATAGGGAGTGTACTGGTATTCCTTTCCGCCAGAGAGACGGCGCTGCGCAGACTCGGAACTGATGACTATACGGAGGAGCACCTTCGTCTGCTTGATATGCTTCTTCCCGCTATGGCTGTTTCAACGTTGGATGCTGAAATATACGGGACTGAACCATGA
- a CDS encoding Rrf2 family transcriptional regulator — translation MTSKNIQFSIAVHIMTGLGFHAGEFVCSCDLARSVNACPSFVRRIISKLSKAGLVRTTRGKNGSCALAKEPESVTLLDIYKAVEAPKAFAVHAYPVQEACAVSCNMKPALEKILDNAQKSFEDNLKQTRLSELVSQVS, via the coding sequence ATGACTTCAAAAAATATCCAGTTTTCAATAGCAGTGCACATAATGACGGGTCTCGGCTTCCATGCCGGCGAATTTGTCTGTTCCTGTGATCTGGCAAGGAGTGTCAACGCCTGCCCGAGCTTCGTCAGGCGGATTATCTCCAAGCTTTCAAAGGCGGGGCTTGTGCGCACCACTAGGGGCAAGAACGGCTCCTGTGCACTGGCGAAGGAACCGGAATCCGTCACCCTGCTCGACATATACAAGGCTGTAGAGGCACCTAAGGCGTTTGCTGTTCACGCATATCCGGTTCAGGAAGCATGCGCGGTGAGCTGCAACATGAAGCCCGCTCTGGAAAAAATCCTCGATAACGCTCAGAAATCTTTTGAGGACAACCTGAAACAGACCAGACTTTCAGAGCTTGTTTCTCAGGTAAGCTGA
- a CDS encoding flavodoxin family protein, with translation MKVIAFNGSPRKNFSTALLLRKALEGAEATGAETELVNLYDIDFKGCVSCFLCKVRNGKTYGRCAHRDGILPYLEKAAEADAVIIGSPVYLGRVSGETASFLERLVFPFISYADYRTLAPRKSATAMIYAMNVTEPEKNEYEYDTHFRLNESFMKRTFGSCETLCSFNTLQGTEKDYERFELRGTIEEKMQYRSEHFDSDLRKAFELGGRLCRV, from the coding sequence ATGAAAGTAATCGCATTTAACGGAAGCCCCAGAAAAAACTTCAGCACGGCGCTTCTGCTCCGGAAAGCTCTGGAAGGCGCAGAAGCGACCGGAGCGGAAACAGAACTTGTGAATCTTTACGACATTGACTTCAAGGGCTGCGTGAGCTGCTTTCTCTGTAAGGTGAGAAACGGAAAAACATACGGCAGATGCGCCCACAGGGACGGCATACTCCCCTATCTTGAGAAGGCTGCGGAAGCGGACGCAGTCATAATCGGTTCGCCCGTTTATCTCGGCAGAGTGAGCGGAGAAACCGCCTCGTTCCTTGAGCGTCTCGTTTTCCCTTTCATATCATACGCCGACTACAGAACACTGGCACCTAGAAAATCTGCAACAGCAATGATTTACGCAATGAACGTAACCGAACCGGAAAAGAATGAGTATGAATATGACACACACTTCCGCCTGAATGAAAGCTTCATGAAAAGAACCTTCGGCTCATGTGAAACCCTTTGCAGCTTTAACACGCTTCAGGGAACAGAGAAGGATTACGAAAGATTCGAGCTGAGAGGAACAATCGAAGAAAAAATGCAGTACCGCAGCGAACATTTCGACAGCGATCTGAGGAAGGCATTTGAACTGGGAGGAAGACTCTGCCGCGTCTGA
- a CDS encoding GGDEF domain-containing protein, with protein MLGEMFKSFYLLKQHKRYSYAATASFSIIILVFLLNISFASMKSLFLKHIERNSVLLFEVVKYGGITDDTHFYVNDEEAAEKQEYYREIVASSPVGKAQQMFKAINSFTVVEIDSVRYPELREAERNALDSGENSSNVNFFLDSKHESLHKADNGLYLRVKQSVPFYYMITSRLDRIAFVANAAAGIFFISLIYIVYYMMHEESKKILYESDIDRYQHIASVDPLTGVFNRLMLNDVLDEQIKMNELMNRKFSLIIADLDYFKNVNDTYGHDAGDKVLVGVADLLRKNIRRNDMLARFGGEEFVILLPDTDRVSALRIAEKLREIIECARFADAVSITASFGTAQSGRGTTAEDILKEADRYLYEAKRSGRNCVRPVI; from the coding sequence ATGCTTGGCGAGATGTTTAAAAGTTTTTACCTGCTGAAACAGCACAAAAGATACAGTTACGCAGCAACAGCCTCTTTCTCTATAATAATTCTTGTTTTTCTCCTTAATATTTCGTTTGCTTCGATGAAGTCACTGTTTCTGAAACATATTGAGAGAAACAGCGTATTGCTGTTTGAAGTGGTTAAGTACGGCGGAATAACAGATGACACACACTTTTATGTGAATGATGAGGAAGCCGCCGAAAAACAGGAGTACTACAGAGAGATAGTCGCGTCCTCTCCTGTTGGCAAGGCTCAGCAGATGTTCAAGGCTATAAACAGCTTTACGGTTGTTGAAATAGACTCCGTGAGGTACCCTGAACTGCGGGAAGCGGAGAGAAACGCGCTTGATTCGGGGGAAAACTCTTCAAACGTGAATTTTTTTCTGGATTCAAAACACGAATCTCTCCATAAAGCGGATAATGGTCTGTATCTGCGCGTAAAGCAGAGCGTGCCGTTTTATTATATGATTACCTCACGTCTTGACAGGATAGCTTTTGTTGCAAACGCGGCGGCGGGCATCTTCTTTATCTCTCTCATTTATATTGTTTATTACATGATGCACGAGGAGAGCAAAAAAATACTGTATGAATCGGACATTGACAGATACCAGCATATAGCCTCTGTCGATCCGCTCACCGGTGTTTTTAACAGGCTGATGCTGAACGATGTTCTGGATGAGCAGATAAAAATGAATGAGCTCATGAACAGAAAATTTTCGCTGATTATAGCAGATCTGGACTACTTTAAAAACGTTAATGATACCTACGGGCATGACGCAGGGGACAAGGTGCTTGTGGGCGTTGCGGATCTGCTCAGAAAAAATATACGCAGGAATGATATGCTCGCACGGTTCGGCGGAGAGGAGTTCGTTATCCTTCTGCCGGATACGGACAGGGTGTCAGCACTCCGCATTGCGGAAAAGCTCCGTGAAATCATAGAGTGCGCCCGTTTCGCCGACGCCGTGAGCATCACCGCTTCCTTCGGTACTGCGCAGTCCGGCAGGGGAACCACAGCGGAAGATATACTGAAGGAAGCGGACAGGTATCTGTACGAGGCTAAACGCAGCGGGAGAAACTGCGTCAGACCGGTAATTTAA
- a CDS encoding hemerythrin domain-containing protein: MSALITELKNDHLQLLKLLQEVQITGLGNDAGRKKLLEGKRLLAGHLQKEDTRLYPALKNNPAAKNVSDQFADEMKKLTAEILGFINRMEKAELNMEYAKDLGRIITTLRLRINREEIQLYPLYDKVNS; the protein is encoded by the coding sequence ATGAGCGCATTAATCACAGAACTCAAAAACGACCATCTCCAGCTTCTTAAACTTCTTCAGGAAGTTCAGATAACAGGACTCGGCAATGATGCCGGGCGCAAGAAACTTCTTGAGGGAAAAAGGCTTCTCGCCGGACATCTTCAGAAGGAGGATACAAGGCTTTATCCCGCATTGAAAAACAACCCGGCGGCAAAGAATGTCAGCGATCAGTTCGCAGATGAGATGAAGAAGCTCACCGCCGAGATACTCGGCTTCATAAACCGTATGGAAAAAGCGGAGCTGAATATGGAATATGCCAAAGATCTCGGGAGGATCATCACCACACTGAGGCTCCGCATAAACAGGGAGGAGATTCAGCTCTATCCCTTGTATGACAAAGTAAATTCATGA
- a CDS encoding DNA-3-methyladenine glycosylase I has protein sequence MSYCDAIKTMNAEKAALHGNYHDNHYGFPLHDDNELFCRLVLEINQAGLSWETILKKEQAFRKAYDGFDVKTVAAYTDKDRERLLADAGIIRNRLKVNAAIENAKTILCIQKDHGSFKSWLDKHHPLTKDEWTKLFKKTFKFTGGEIVNEFLMSTGYLRGAHAEHCPVHKKVLEAKPMWAEK, from the coding sequence ATGTCATACTGCGACGCTATAAAGACCATGAACGCCGAAAAAGCCGCACTCCACGGCAATTACCACGACAACCACTACGGATTTCCGCTGCATGACGACAATGAGCTTTTCTGCCGTCTGGTGCTTGAAATAAATCAGGCTGGCTTAAGCTGGGAAACAATACTGAAAAAAGAGCAGGCGTTCAGAAAAGCCTACGACGGTTTTGACGTGAAAACCGTTGCCGCATATACAGACAAAGACAGGGAACGGCTTCTTGCCGACGCGGGAATCATCCGCAACAGGCTGAAAGTCAACGCCGCAATTGAGAATGCAAAAACCATTCTGTGCATCCAAAAAGATCACGGCTCATTCAAAAGCTGGCTGGATAAGCACCATCCCCTCACCAAAGACGAGTGGACAAAGCTCTTCAAAAAAACATTCAAATTCACCGGAGGAGAGATAGTGAATGAATTTCTCATGAGCACAGGCTACCTGAGAGGCGCCCACGCTGAGCACTGTCCGGTGCATAAGAAAGTGCTTGAAGCAAAACCAATGTGGGCGGAGAAATAG